In a single window of the Dreissena polymorpha isolate Duluth1 chromosome 3, UMN_Dpol_1.0, whole genome shotgun sequence genome:
- the LOC127871765 gene encoding protein dpy-30 homolog, with protein MADDLDKSLNADTAGDDNHQPEIPENVQKIITAEKEMEGLPAKRPKVDLQSLPTRAYLDQTVVPILLQGMSVLAKERPPNAIEFLAAYLLKNKSSFE; from the exons ATGGCGGACG ATCTGGACAAATCATTAAATGCTGATACAGCTGGAGATGACAACCATCAACCAGAAATTCCAGAAAATGTCCAG AAAATAATCACAGCCGAGAAGGAGATGGAGGGATTGCCGGCCAAACGTCCCAAGGTGGACCTGCAGTCCCTGCCAACCCGGGCCTATCTGGACCAGACTGTCGTGCCTATCCTGCTACAGGGAATGTCAGTACTGGCAAAAGAGCG GCCACCAAATGCAATCGAATTCCTAGCCGCCTATCTACTGAAGAATAAAAGCTCATTTGAATAG